In a genomic window of Methylovirgula sp. 4M-Z18:
- a CDS encoding YifB family Mg chelatase-like AAA ATPase gives MVVRVATVAFEGIEARPVDVQVQVSRGGAAFTIVGLGDKAVAESRERVRSALIASALALPAQRITVNLAPADMPKEGSHYDLPIALGIMAAIGALPADALQTYTVLGELALDGTISQVAGVLPAAIAANARGQGLICPAVCGAEAAWAAQDLDILAPRSLIQLANHFKGTQVMARPVPLVRQSAGAELDLCDIRGQESARRALEIAAAGGHNLLLNGPPGAGKSMLAARLPSILPPLSPRELLEVSMIHSVAGLLAGGELSDRRPYRSPHHSASMAALVGGGIHARPGEVSLAHNGVLFLDELPEFQPNVLDSLRQPMEAGEVLISRANHRITYPARFQLVAAMNPCRCGHALDPGFACKRQPNERCMAQYQTRLSGPLLDRIDLHIDVPAVSAADLTLPPSAERSVDVAARVASARRKQAARYDALGLRPGTTNATVPSSVLDEVAALDSSGLSLVRDAAERMRLSARGYHRVLKLARTLADLDDAEKVGRLHLAEALSYRANSDRLTRAA, from the coding sequence ATGGTGGTTCGGGTCGCGACTGTGGCGTTCGAGGGCATCGAGGCGCGGCCCGTCGACGTGCAAGTGCAGGTCTCGCGCGGTGGCGCCGCCTTCACCATCGTCGGCCTTGGCGACAAGGCGGTTGCGGAGTCGCGCGAGCGGGTGCGCTCCGCCCTGATCGCCTCGGCGCTTGCCCTGCCGGCGCAGCGGATCACCGTCAATCTCGCGCCGGCCGACATGCCGAAGGAGGGCAGCCATTACGATCTCCCGATCGCGCTCGGCATCATGGCGGCGATCGGCGCGCTTCCCGCCGATGCGCTGCAGACCTACACGGTCCTGGGCGAACTCGCGCTCGACGGCACGATCAGCCAGGTCGCCGGCGTGCTGCCCGCGGCGATCGCCGCCAATGCGCGCGGGCAAGGGCTGATCTGCCCGGCCGTTTGCGGGGCGGAGGCCGCCTGGGCGGCGCAGGATCTCGACATTCTCGCGCCGCGTTCGCTCATCCAGCTCGCCAATCATTTCAAGGGCACCCAGGTGATGGCCCGTCCCGTGCCCTTGGTGCGGCAAAGCGCCGGCGCGGAGCTCGATCTATGCGACATCCGCGGCCAGGAAAGCGCGAGACGGGCGCTGGAGATCGCCGCGGCGGGTGGCCATAATCTCCTCCTCAACGGCCCGCCGGGCGCCGGTAAAAGCATGCTGGCGGCGCGGCTGCCCTCGATTTTGCCGCCCTTGAGCCCGCGCGAACTGCTGGAAGTCTCGATGATCCATTCGGTCGCGGGACTTCTCGCCGGCGGCGAGCTTTCTGATCGTCGGCCTTATAGGTCGCCGCACCATTCGGCCTCCATGGCGGCCTTGGTCGGCGGCGGCATTCATGCGCGGCCCGGCGAGGTCTCGCTGGCGCACAACGGCGTCTTGTTTCTCGACGAATTGCCCGAATTTCAGCCCAACGTGCTCGATTCCCTGCGCCAGCCGATGGAGGCCGGGGAGGTGCTGATTTCGCGCGCCAACCATCGCATCACATATCCGGCGCGCTTTCAGCTCGTTGCGGCAATGAACCCCTGCCGCTGCGGCCATGCGCTCGACCCAGGCTTTGCCTGCAAGCGCCAGCCGAACGAGCGCTGCATGGCGCAATATCAGACGCGCCTGTCCGGGCCGCTGCTCGACCGGATCGATCTGCATATCGACGTGCCGGCCGTGTCCGCCGCCGATCTGACCTTGCCGCCTTCCGCCGAGCGCTCTGTGGATGTGGCGGCGCGGGTGGCAAGCGCTCGCCGCAAGCAGGCCGCGCGTTACGACGCCTTGGGTTTGCGGCCGGGGACGACCAACGCCACCGTGCCGTCCTCGGTCCTCGACGAGGTCGCGGCGCTCGATTCCTCCGGGCTCAGCCTGGTGCGCGATGCGGCCGAGCGCATGCGGCTGTCGGCGCGCGGCTATCATCGCGTGCTGAAGCTGGCGCGCACCCTGGCCGATCTCGACGATGCGGAAAAGGTCGGGCGGCTGCATCTCGCCGAAGCGCTGTCCTACCGCGCCAATTCCGACCGGCTGACGCGGGCGGCGTGA
- a CDS encoding alkaline phosphatase family protein: MPDIAHVVVLMLENRSFDCMLGRLYPSRVDFNGLKGIEKNCSNGVDYPVWTSGPALDPQNASIPHVDPGERFTDMNDQIFGAGNVPPAPATMAGFVENYLAQNATNDPEAVMHGFSPEQVPVLSTLAKSFGVSDSWHASAPNQTWPNRFFMHTGTAAGYVNNSPTHFPYVMPTIFNRLSENQRSWKIYHHDIPQAATLSAIWAELPDKLASFESDFMTDAMAGRLPNYSFIEPRYFADPALNRMPNDQHPPHNVSYGERLIARCYDALRHGAGWKQTLFIITYDEHGGIYDHVPPPIAMSPDNLRSDGFAFDRYGVRVPAVLISPWIPAGSIVRPPASSPYPFDHTSVLATLRKLFQLGAPLSQRDAVAPDLLDALSLPAPTNDGPDSIPVPMVSSSADEIAAALNAPANDFQKALAKLADNLPDGLAFVKTQIDALATSPGTGAAPDTVAEALKVVMNGLERFLG; encoded by the coding sequence ATGCCCGATATTGCCCATGTCGTCGTCCTGATGCTCGAAAATCGCTCGTTCGATTGCATGCTGGGGCGGCTTTACCCCAGCCGGGTCGATTTTAACGGCCTTAAAGGCATCGAAAAAAATTGTTCGAACGGAGTGGATTACCCCGTCTGGACCAGCGGCCCAGCGCTCGACCCGCAAAATGCCTCCATTCCGCATGTCGATCCGGGCGAGCGTTTCACCGACATGAACGATCAGATTTTTGGCGCCGGCAATGTTCCACCAGCGCCTGCGACCATGGCAGGCTTTGTCGAAAATTACCTGGCGCAGAATGCAACCAACGATCCCGAGGCGGTGATGCACGGCTTTTCACCGGAGCAGGTTCCGGTCTTGAGCACTTTGGCGAAATCCTTCGGCGTCAGCGATAGCTGGCACGCCTCCGCGCCCAACCAGACCTGGCCCAACCGCTTCTTCATGCATACCGGCACGGCCGCGGGCTACGTCAACAATTCGCCGACCCATTTTCCCTATGTGATGCCGACCATTTTCAACCGACTCAGCGAGAATCAACGCAGTTGGAAGATCTATCATCACGACATTCCCCAAGCCGCCACCTTGAGCGCGATCTGGGCAGAACTGCCGGACAAGCTGGCGTCCTTCGAATCCGATTTCATGACTGATGCCATGGCTGGCCGGCTGCCGAATTATAGTTTCATCGAGCCGCGCTATTTCGCCGATCCAGCGCTCAACCGAATGCCGAATGACCAGCATCCACCGCACAATGTTTCATACGGCGAGCGGCTGATCGCCCGCTGTTATGACGCGCTCCGCCACGGCGCTGGCTGGAAGCAGACCTTGTTCATCATCACCTACGACGAACATGGCGGCATCTATGATCACGTGCCGCCGCCCATCGCGATGTCGCCGGACAATCTGCGTTCCGATGGCTTTGCGTTCGACCGCTATGGCGTGCGGGTGCCCGCGGTATTGATTTCCCCATGGATACCGGCAGGCAGCATTGTCCGGCCGCCGGCATCGTCGCCCTATCCTTTCGATCACACGTCCGTTCTCGCCACGCTACGCAAGCTGTTCCAACTGGGCGCGCCCTTGTCGCAGCGCGACGCCGTCGCGCCCGATCTGCTCGACGCATTATCCTTGCCGGCGCCCACCAACGACGGACCCGACAGCATCCCCGTGCCAATGGTCAGTTCATCGGCGGATGAGATCGCCGCGGCCCTCAACGCGCCCGCCAACGATTTTCAAAAAGCGTTGGCCAAACTCGCCGATAATCTGCCCGACGGCCTGGCTTTCGTGAAAACACAGATCGACGCGCTTGCGACCTCCCCCGGAACTGGCGCAGCGCCGGACACCGTCGCGGAAGCGCTCAAAGTCGTGATGAATGGGCTGGAGCGTTTCCTCGGCTGA
- a CDS encoding SCO family protein produces MSKNLLLPAAAFVLGTCALIAALWLILVPQVGAPLPSGIGGPFALVAQDGKSFTDKDMLGKPTLIFFGYTHCPDVCPTTLFDMSEVLRKLGPDKKVAALFITVDPERDTPEVLKDYLSSFDPRIVGLSGDRTAVEAAMRNYRVYAKKVPANDGGYTMDHTSLIYLMDKQGRFVNPFNLERTPEEAAKDLAKYL; encoded by the coding sequence ATGTCAAAAAATCTCCTCCTGCCCGCCGCGGCCTTTGTGCTCGGCACCTGTGCGCTGATTGCCGCTTTGTGGCTGATCCTCGTGCCGCAAGTCGGCGCGCCCTTGCCGTCCGGCATCGGCGGGCCGTTCGCGCTGGTGGCGCAAGACGGCAAGAGCTTTACCGACAAGGATATGCTCGGCAAGCCGACGTTGATTTTCTTCGGCTATACCCATTGCCCCGACGTCTGCCCGACGACATTGTTCGACATGTCGGAAGTGTTGCGCAAGCTCGGCCCGGATAAGAAGGTGGCGGCTCTGTTCATCACGGTCGATCCGGAGCGCGATACGCCGGAGGTGTTGAAAGATTATTTGTCGAGCTTCGATCCGCGCATCGTCGGCCTTTCGGGCGACCGCACGGCGGTCGAGGCGGCGATGCGCAATTACCGCGTCTATGCGAAGAAAGTGCCCGCGAACGACGGCGGCTATACGATGGACCACACGTCGCTCATCTATCTCATGGACAAGCAAGGCCGCTTCGTGAATCCGTTCAATCTCGAGCGCACGCCGGAGGAAGCGGCGAAGGATTTGGCGAAATATTTGTGA
- a CDS encoding BrnA antitoxin family protein has product MDAFRTKGAGWQSKINAVLRKSVGRSPITNISPNPSPLPPACARD; this is encoded by the coding sequence GTGGACGCTTTCCGTACAAAAGGCGCGGGCTGGCAAAGCAAGATCAACGCGGTCTTGCGCAAATCCGTCGGCCGGTCACCGATCACAAATATTTCGCCAAATCCTTCGCCGCTTCCTCCGGCGTGCGCTCGAGATTGA
- a CDS encoding fumarate hydratase: MTYQHAPLFPHMEDTTPYRKLSSDGVSVEKVGDREFIHVSQDAIRLLAEQAMIDINHLLRPAHLAQLAKILDDPEATENDRFVAFDLLKNANIAAGGVLPMCQDTGTAIVMGKKGRRIWTEGEDESAIGEGIWSAYNKKNLRYSQVAPLSMFEEKNTRTNLPAQIELYAEGEDAYKFLFVAKGGGSANKTFLFQATPAVLTHDRMIAFLKEKILTLGTAACPPYHLAIVIGGTSAELNLKTVKLASTKYLDNLPTSGGEDGHAFRDLAMEEEIHKLTQQLGVGAQFGGKYFCHDVRVIRLPRHGASLPIGLGVSCSADRQAKGKITRDGVFLEELEHDPAKYLPELDEGVFDQGVVKIDLNLPMEAIRAELSKHPIKTRVSLTGPMIVARDSAHAKIRERLERGEPMPDYFKNHPVYYAGPAKTPAGYASGSFGPTTAGRMDSFVDQFQAAGGSMVMLAKGNRSAQVREACKTHGGFYLGSIGGPAARLAQDCIKKVEVLEYPELGMEAIWKIEVENFPAFIVVDDKGNDFFKELNLG, from the coding sequence ATGACCTATCAGCACGCCCCCCTGTTCCCGCATATGGAGGACACGACGCCCTATCGGAAATTGTCGTCGGATGGCGTCAGCGTGGAAAAAGTCGGGGATCGCGAGTTCATCCATGTGTCGCAGGACGCCATCCGGCTGCTGGCCGAACAGGCGATGATCGACATCAACCATCTGCTGCGCCCCGCGCATCTGGCCCAGCTTGCGAAAATTCTCGACGATCCGGAAGCGACCGAGAACGACCGTTTCGTCGCCTTCGACCTCCTCAAGAACGCCAATATCGCCGCCGGCGGCGTGCTACCGATGTGCCAGGACACCGGCACCGCCATCGTGATGGGCAAGAAGGGCCGCCGGATCTGGACCGAAGGCGAGGATGAAAGCGCGATCGGCGAAGGCATCTGGAGCGCGTACAACAAGAAGAACCTGCGTTATTCCCAGGTCGCGCCGCTCTCGATGTTCGAGGAAAAGAACACCCGAACCAACCTGCCGGCGCAGATCGAACTCTATGCCGAGGGTGAGGATGCTTACAAATTCCTCTTCGTCGCCAAAGGCGGCGGCTCGGCCAACAAGACCTTCCTGTTCCAGGCAACCCCGGCGGTGCTCACCCACGACCGGATGATCGCCTTCCTGAAAGAGAAGATCCTGACGCTCGGCACCGCCGCCTGCCCGCCCTATCACCTCGCCATCGTGATCGGCGGCACGTCGGCGGAGCTGAATTTGAAGACGGTGAAGCTCGCCTCGACCAAATATCTCGACAATCTGCCGACCTCGGGCGGCGAGGACGGCCACGCCTTCCGCGACCTCGCCATGGAAGAGGAAATCCACAAGCTCACGCAGCAGCTCGGCGTCGGCGCGCAATTCGGCGGCAAATATTTCTGCCATGACGTGCGCGTCATCCGCCTGCCGCGGCACGGCGCCTCCTTGCCGATCGGTCTTGGCGTTTCCTGCTCGGCCGACCGGCAGGCGAAAGGCAAGATCACCCGCGACGGCGTGTTTCTGGAAGAGCTCGAACACGACCCCGCGAAATATCTGCCCGAGCTTGATGAAGGCGTCTTCGATCAGGGCGTGGTGAAAATCGACCTCAATCTGCCGATGGAGGCGATTCGCGCCGAGCTGTCGAAACATCCGATCAAGACGCGCGTGTCGCTGACCGGCCCGATGATCGTCGCGCGCGACTCGGCGCATGCGAAAATCCGCGAGCGGCTGGAGCGCGGCGAGCCGATGCCGGACTATTTCAAGAATCATCCCGTCTATTATGCGGGCCCCGCCAAGACGCCGGCCGGCTACGCCTCAGGCTCGTTCGGCCCGACCACCGCCGGCCGCATGGATTCCTTCGTCGATCAGTTCCAGGCCGCCGGCGGCTCCATGGTGATGCTGGCGAAAGGCAACCGCTCGGCGCAAGTGCGCGAAGCGTGCAAGACGCACGGCGGCTTCTATCTCGGCTCCATCGGCGGCCCGGCGGCCCGGCTCGCGCAGGACTGCATCAAGAAGGTCGAAGTGCTCGAATATCCCGAGCTTGGCATGGAAGCGATCTGGAAGATCGAGGTCGAGAATTTCCCCGCGTTCATCGTGGTCGACGACAAGGGGAACGACTTCTTCAAGGAGCTGAATTTGGGGTGA
- a CDS encoding DMT family transporter codes for MSSSLLFDRFAPFLFLVLWSTGWIAARAITPYADPLTFLAWRYVLAAAALVIFAVFSGAIWPRRAADWGHGFVSGIMIHAIYLGGVWWAVRHGVPATISALLAAIQPILTTILAPYIAKERIRPLQGLGVALGFCGLLIVLSPKLAGVAPGTLAQVAWPLVVNALCMVSVTLGAFYQKRFIPTGDLRTVTVLQYIGAFSVTLPAAFLLEDMHVTWNAPVIATMVWSVFGLSIGAIVLYFMLIRHGAVSRPAQLIFLVPPTAAVQAWVLFGESLSLLQLGGMAVTALGVALASRKS; via the coding sequence ATGTCTTCTTCGCTGCTTTTTGACCGCTTCGCTCCCTTCCTGTTTCTCGTGCTCTGGTCCACGGGCTGGATCGCCGCGCGGGCCATCACGCCCTATGCCGATCCGCTGACGTTTCTCGCCTGGCGTTATGTCCTCGCCGCGGCGGCGCTGGTGATTTTTGCGGTGTTTTCGGGCGCGATTTGGCCGCGCCGTGCGGCTGATTGGGGGCATGGGTTCGTCTCGGGCATCATGATTCACGCGATCTATCTCGGCGGCGTGTGGTGGGCGGTACGGCATGGCGTCCCGGCGACCATTTCGGCGCTGCTCGCGGCGATCCAGCCGATTCTCACGACTATTCTTGCCCCCTATATCGCCAAGGAGCGCATCCGCCCCCTGCAAGGACTTGGCGTCGCGCTCGGCTTCTGCGGCCTCCTGATCGTGCTGTCGCCAAAACTCGCCGGCGTCGCGCCTGGAACGCTCGCTCAAGTGGCCTGGCCGCTCGTCGTGAACGCCTTATGCATGGTGTCGGTGACGCTGGGCGCCTTCTATCAGAAGCGGTTCATTCCCACCGGCGATCTGCGCACCGTGACGGTGCTGCAATATATCGGCGCCTTTTCCGTCACATTGCCAGCGGCGTTCCTGCTCGAGGACATGCATGTCACCTGGAACGCGCCGGTGATCGCCACCATGGTCTGGTCGGTGTTCGGTCTCTCGATCGGCGCGATCGTCCTTTATTTCATGCTGATCCGGCACGGCGCCGTCTCGCGTCCGGCGCAGCTCATTTTCCTCGTGCCGCCGACGGCCGCCGTGCAGGCCTGGGTCCTGTTCGGCGAAAGCCTCAGCCTGCTGCAGCTCGGCGGCATGGCGGTCACGGCCCTTGGGGTTGCTCTCGCCAGCCGAAAAAGCTGA
- a CDS encoding acyl-CoA dehydrogenase family protein, whose amino-acid sequence MIEKQALFSAGHGAVTRMEALLLAATQAVRARVSINGKPANDLVEQEQRAVHGLAWLATYVQAIREMLAAAERLDQAGAFDETEGLLTQIGLGEYLAQVFGGIPMSQGEILRLSDLGLSSAEADIYRDWAVNALIAGGNTAANRARLATLIDHAEASATIGATGLDDTMEAIRAEMRKFAEDQVTPHAHGWHLRNEYIPLDVIKGLSDLGVFGLTIPEEFGGMGLGKVAMCVVSEELSRAYIGVGSLGTRSEIAAELIMGGGTKEQQEKYLPKIASGEILPTAVFTEPNTGSDLASLRTRAVREGDVYKVTGNKTWITHPVRADIMTLLTRTNPDEPGYKGLSMFIAEKPRGTDAEPFPAKGMSGGEIEVLGYRGMKEYEIAFDGFEVPAANLLGLEEGQGFKQLMQTFESARIQTAARAVGVAQSALDLGLRYAKERIQFGKALIHFPRVADKIVMMAVEVHIARQITYFAGNAKDQGRRCDLEAGMAKLLGARVAWAAADNALQIHGGNGFAQEYPISRVLCDARILNIFEGAAEIQAQVIGRRLLEGGN is encoded by the coding sequence ATGATCGAGAAGCAAGCGCTCTTTTCCGCCGGCCATGGGGCTGTGACGCGCATGGAAGCGCTGTTGCTCGCCGCCACGCAGGCGGTACGGGCGCGGGTCTCGATCAATGGCAAGCCGGCCAACGATCTTGTCGAGCAGGAGCAGCGGGCGGTGCATGGGCTCGCCTGGCTCGCGACCTATGTCCAGGCCATCCGCGAAATGCTGGCCGCCGCCGAGCGGCTTGACCAAGCGGGGGCTTTCGATGAGACCGAAGGTCTGCTGACCCAGATCGGCCTCGGCGAATATCTTGCCCAGGTCTTCGGCGGCATTCCGATGAGCCAGGGCGAGATCCTGCGCCTGAGCGATCTCGGTCTCTCCTCAGCCGAGGCCGACATCTATCGCGACTGGGCGGTCAATGCGCTCATCGCCGGCGGCAATACGGCCGCCAACCGGGCCCGGCTCGCCACCCTGATCGATCATGCCGAGGCTTCCGCCACCATCGGCGCGACCGGCCTCGACGACACGATGGAAGCGATCCGCGCCGAAATGCGCAAATTTGCCGAGGATCAGGTGACGCCGCACGCGCACGGCTGGCACTTGCGCAACGAATATATCCCGCTCGACGTGATCAAGGGCCTCTCGGACCTGGGCGTTTTCGGGCTGACCATTCCGGAGGAATTCGGCGGCATGGGGCTCGGCAAGGTCGCCATGTGCGTTGTGTCGGAGGAATTGTCGCGCGCCTATATCGGCGTCGGCTCGCTCGGCACGCGGTCCGAAATCGCCGCCGAATTGATCATGGGCGGCGGTACCAAGGAACAGCAGGAAAAATATCTGCCGAAAATCGCCTCAGGCGAAATCCTCCCCACCGCCGTCTTCACCGAGCCCAACACCGGCTCCGATCTTGCGTCCTTACGCACCCGCGCCGTGCGCGAGGGCGACGTTTACAAGGTGACGGGCAACAAGACCTGGATCACCCATCCGGTGCGTGCCGATATCATGACGCTGCTCACCCGCACCAATCCCGACGAGCCCGGCTACAAGGGCCTGTCGATGTTCATCGCCGAAAAGCCACGCGGCACCGATGCCGAACCGTTCCCGGCCAAGGGCATGTCCGGCGGCGAGATCGAAGTGCTCGGCTATCGCGGCATGAAGGAATATGAAATCGCCTTCGATGGCTTCGAAGTGCCGGCTGCCAATTTGCTGGGCCTCGAGGAAGGCCAGGGCTTCAAGCAATTGATGCAGACGTTCGAATCGGCCCGCATCCAGACGGCGGCGCGCGCGGTCGGCGTGGCGCAATCGGCGCTCGATCTCGGCTTGCGCTATGCGAAAGAGCGCATTCAATTCGGCAAGGCGCTGATCCATTTCCCGCGCGTCGCCGACAAGATCGTGATGATGGCGGTGGAAGTGCATATCGCACGGCAAATCACTTACTTTGCCGGCAATGCCAAGGACCAGGGCCGCCGCTGCGATCTGGAGGCCGGCATGGCCAAGTTGCTCGGCGCCCGCGTCGCCTGGGCCGCCGCCGACAATGCGCTGCAGATCCACGGCGGCAATGGTTTCGCACAGGAATATCCGATTTCGCGCGTGCTGTGCGACGCGCGCATCCTCAACATTTTCGAGGGCGCGGCGGAAATTCAGGCGCAGGTGATCGGGCGGCGGTTGCTCGAAGGCGGCAATTGA
- a CDS encoding aldolase: protein MAHAMNTQTAIEADGPNQPKLDSEAVWQARVDLAACFRMAARYGLEEGICNHFSAMVPGYDDLFIVNPYGYAFRELTASMLLICDFHGHVVSGSGQPEATAFYIHARIHKHIPRAKAAFHTHMPYATALSMTEGDPLIFAGQTALKFYGRTAVDKNYNGLALDDREGDRIAAAIGDADIVFMKHHGVMVIGQTIAEAWDDLYYLERACQVQTLALSTGRQVLPVDPSIAEAAYRQMREGDAESARLHLDSIKRTLDAEEPSYKA from the coding sequence ATGGCTCATGCAATGAATACCCAAACTGCGATCGAGGCGGACGGCCCCAACCAGCCGAAGCTCGACAGCGAGGCGGTCTGGCAGGCGCGCGTCGATCTTGCGGCTTGTTTCCGCATGGCGGCGCGCTACGGCCTCGAAGAAGGCATCTGCAACCATTTCTCGGCGATGGTGCCGGGCTATGACGACCTGTTCATCGTCAATCCCTATGGCTATGCCTTTCGCGAACTCACTGCGTCGATGCTGCTGATCTGCGACTTTCACGGTCATGTCGTGTCGGGAAGCGGTCAGCCGGAAGCGACAGCCTTTTACATCCATGCGCGCATCCACAAGCACATCCCGCGCGCGAAAGCCGCGTTCCACACCCACATGCCCTATGCCACCGCTTTGTCCATGACGGAGGGCGATCCTTTGATTTTCGCCGGGCAGACCGCGTTGAAATTCTACGGGCGCACGGCGGTCGACAAAAACTACAACGGCCTCGCGCTCGATGACCGCGAAGGCGATCGGATCGCGGCCGCGATCGGCGATGCCGACATCGTCTTCATGAAGCATCACGGCGTGATGGTCATCGGCCAAACCATCGCCGAAGCATGGGACGATCTTTATTATCTCGAACGCGCCTGTCAGGTGCAGACTTTGGCGTTGTCGACGGGGCGGCAGGTGTTGCCGGTCGATCCATCGATCGCGGAAGCGGCCTATCGGCAAATGCGCGAGGGGGATGCGGAATCGGCGCGGCTGCATCTCGACTCGATCAAGCGCACGCTGGATGCTGAGGAGCCTTCGTACAAGGCGTAA
- a CDS encoding nuclear transport factor 2 family protein — translation MSREDHKQIIRSVYAARVADDIAGVADHLCDDVAFEIHGAGTGLPGMSGPVSGKAAVEPLIAELIRGFHFSDWQEISLIAEGDHAALHWRAKVTCSTNGKSNTFDVFDFFSFRDNKIRELRQFTDTAKLMQMVSAT, via the coding sequence ATGTCGCGTGAGGATCACAAGCAGATCATTCGCTCAGTTTACGCGGCGCGGGTGGCAGACGATATTGCAGGGGTGGCCGACCACCTCTGCGACGATGTGGCGTTTGAAATCCATGGTGCCGGCACCGGTTTGCCTGGCATGAGCGGACCGGTCAGCGGCAAAGCTGCGGTGGAACCACTGATCGCCGAATTGATCAGAGGTTTCCATTTTTCCGATTGGCAGGAAATATCGCTTATCGCAGAGGGAGACCATGCCGCGCTCCATTGGCGCGCCAAAGTGACTTGTTCGACGAACGGGAAATCAAACACTTTCGATGTTTTCGATTTCTTCAGCTTCCGGGACAACAAAATCCGCGAACTACGCCAATTCACGGATACCGCGAAATTGATGCAGATGGTCTCCGCCACATGA
- a CDS encoding trans-sulfuration enzyme family protein, with the protein MAEQKPWTRRTLAAQALGKVDAQTQAVVPPIHIATTFIRDPDNQYRTGNIYGRPDNETVREAEAILSALENAAHALVLGSGMSAATAVFLALKPGDHVVAPKVMYWALRNWLMNDLKQWGVAVDFVDTSDVNAVRAAIKPGATKLVWLETPANPLWTITDIKAVSEIAHQAGARVAVDSTCATPVLTRPLELGADIVMHAATKYLNGHSDVLAGVLATNSDDDYWARIRRVRAIQGMILGPFETYLLIRGMRTLHLRVFEASRNAMELATRLANHAAVAEVLYPGLSSHAGHAIAAKQMQGGFGGMLSIRLRGGEKAAIATAANVKLWKRATSLGGVESLIEHRASIEGAGSPCPPDLLRLSAGIEDVEDLYQDLHAAMG; encoded by the coding sequence ATGGCCGAGCAAAAGCCCTGGACCCGCCGCACCCTCGCCGCGCAGGCGCTTGGCAAAGTGGATGCGCAGACGCAAGCCGTCGTGCCGCCGATCCATATCGCCACCACTTTCATCCGCGATCCCGACAACCAATATCGCACCGGCAATATTTACGGTCGCCCCGACAATGAAACCGTGCGCGAGGCGGAGGCCATTCTCTCCGCGCTGGAAAATGCCGCCCATGCTTTGGTGCTCGGCTCCGGCATGTCGGCGGCAACGGCCGTGTTTCTGGCGCTCAAGCCCGGCGATCATGTGGTGGCGCCGAAAGTCATGTATTGGGCCTTGCGCAATTGGCTGATGAATGACCTCAAGCAATGGGGCGTTGCGGTTGATTTTGTCGACACCAGCGATGTGAACGCCGTGCGCGCCGCCATCAAGCCGGGCGCGACAAAGCTCGTGTGGCTGGAAACCCCTGCCAATCCGCTGTGGACGATCACCGACATCAAAGCGGTGAGCGAGATCGCCCATCAGGCCGGCGCGCGCGTTGCGGTCGATTCCACCTGCGCGACCCCGGTGCTGACGCGGCCTTTGGAACTCGGCGCGGATATCGTCATGCATGCCGCGACCAAATATCTCAACGGCCATTCCGATGTGCTGGCAGGTGTGCTCGCCACCAACAGCGATGACGATTATTGGGCGCGCATCAGACGCGTGCGCGCCATTCAAGGCATGATTCTCGGGCCGTTTGAAACCTACCTGCTCATTCGCGGCATGCGCACGTTGCATTTGCGCGTGTTCGAGGCGAGCCGCAATGCGATGGAACTGGCGACGCGTCTTGCCAATCATGCCGCGGTGGCGGAAGTGCTCTATCCCGGCCTGTCATCGCACGCGGGCCATGCGATTGCCGCCAAGCAGATGCAGGGCGGTTTTGGCGGCATGCTCTCGATCCGCTTGCGCGGCGGCGAGAAGGCAGCGATTGCTACAGCTGCAAATGTGAAGCTGTGGAAACGCGCAACATCCCTAGGCGGCGTCGAAAGCCTGATCGAACACCGCGCCTCAATCGAAGGCGCCGGCTCGCCCTGCCCGCCGGATTTGTTGCGCCTGTCGGCGGGGATCGAGGACGTGGAGGATTTGTATCAGGATTTGCATGCGGCGATGGGATGA
- the hpt gene encoding hypoxanthine phosphoribosyltransferase, translating into MSRERRVRVLYDEQSIAKRTQELAKDIAVQEPTDLLVVAVLRGSFMFAADLIRALHREKLEPQVEFMHLSSYLKGTTSTGTVTILKDVDSNVEGRDVLLVDDILESGRTLAFAKDLLTARGAKSVKLCVMLEKPGKRQVQIQADFVGFECPDYFVVGYGMDVAHSYRELPFIGVVETN; encoded by the coding sequence ATGAGTCGAGAACGCCGCGTCCGTGTCCTGTATGACGAACAATCGATCGCCAAGCGGACGCAAGAATTGGCCAAGGACATTGCGGTGCAAGAGCCCACCGACCTCTTGGTCGTGGCGGTGCTGCGCGGCTCCTTCATGTTCGCCGCCGACCTCATCCGGGCCCTGCACCGCGAGAAGCTCGAACCGCAGGTCGAATTCATGCACCTGTCGAGCTACCTGAAGGGCACGACCTCGACCGGCACGGTGACGATTCTGAAGGATGTCGATTCAAACGTCGAGGGGCGCGACGTGCTGCTCGTCGACGACATCCTGGAATCCGGCCGCACCCTCGCCTTCGCCAAGGACCTGCTGACGGCGCGCGGCGCCAAATCGGTGAAACTCTGTGTGATGCTGGAAAAGCCCGGCAAGCGCCAGGTGCAAATCCAGGCCGATTTCGTCGGCTTCGAATGCCCGGATTATTTCGTCGTCGGCTACGGCATGGACGTCGCCCATTCCTACCGCGAATTGCCCTTCATCGGGGTGGTGGAGACGAATTAA